In Rattus norvegicus strain BN/NHsdMcwi chromosome 1, GRCr8, whole genome shotgun sequence, a genomic segment contains:
- the Cyp2e1 gene encoding cytochrome P450 2E1: protein MAVLGITIALLVWVATLLVISIWKQIYNSWNLPPGPFPLPILGNIFQLDLKDIPKSFTKLAKRFGPVFTLHLGSRRIVVLHGYKAVKEVLLNHKNEFSGRGDIPVFQEYKNKGIIFNNGPTWKDVRRFSLSILRDWGMGKQGNEARIQREAQFLVEELKKTKGQPFDPTFLIGCAPCNVIADILFNKRFDYNDKKCLRLMSLFNENFYLLSTPWIQLYNNFADYLRYLPGSHRKIMKNVSEIKQYTLEKAKEHLQSLDINCARDVTDCLLIEMEKEKHSQEPMYTMENVSVTLADLFFAGTETTSTTLRYGLLILMKYPEIEEKLHEEIDRVIGPSRVPAVRDRLDMPYMDAVVHEIQRFINLVPSNLPHEATRDTVFQGYVIPKGTVVIPTLDSLLYDSHEFPDPEKFKPEHFLNENGKFKYSDYFKAFSAGKRVCVGEGLARMELFLLLSAILQHFNLKSLVDPKDIDLSPVTVGFGSIPPQFKLCVIPRS, encoded by the exons ATGGCGGTTCTTGGCATCACCATTGCCTTGCTGGTGTGGGTGGCCACCCTCCTCGTCATATCCATCTGGAAGCAGATCTATAACAGTTGGAACCTGCCCCCAGGACCTTTCCCTCTTCCCATCCTTGGGAACATTTTTCAGCTGGATTTGAAGGATATCCCCAAGTCTTTCACCAAG TTGGCAAAGCGCTTCGGGCCAGTGTTCACACTGCACCTTGGCTCAAGGCGCATCGTGGTCCTGCATGGCTACAAGGCTGTCAAGGAGGTGCTACTGAACCACAAGAATGAGTTTTCTGGACGGGGGGACATTCCTGTGTTCCAGGAGTACAAGAACAAGG GGATTATTTTCAATAATGGGCCCACATGGAAGGATGTGCGGAGGTTTTCCCTAAGCATTCTCCGAGACTGGGGAATGGGGAAACAGGGTAATGAGGCCCGCATCCAAAGGGAGGCGCAATTCCTGGTGGAGGAGCTCAAAAAGACCAAAG GCCAGCCTTTTGACCCCACATTTCTGATTGGCTGCGCACCCTGCAATGTCATTGCGGATATCCTCTTCAACAAACGTTTCGACTACAATGACAAGAAGTGTCTGAGGCTCATGAGTTTGTTCAATGAAAACTTCTACCTGCTGAGCACCCCCTGGATCCAG CTTTACAATAACTTTGCGGATTATCTACGATACCTACCTGGAAGCCATagaaaaatcatgaaaaatgTGTCTGAAATAAAACAGTACACACTTGAAAAAGCCAAGGAACACCTTCAGTCACTGGACATCAACTGCGCCCGGGATGTGACTGACTGTCTCCTCATAGAGATGGAGAAG GAAAAACACAGCCAAGAACCcatgtacacaatggaaaatGTTTCTGTGACTTTGGCCGACCTGTTCTTTGCAGGAACTGAGACCACCAGCACAACTCTGAGATATGGGCTCCTGATCCTCATGAAATACCCAGAAATTGAAG AGAAACTTCATGAAGAAATTGACAGGGTTATTGGGCCAAGCCGCGTCCCTGCTGTCAGAGACAGACTGGATATGCCCTACATGGATGCTGTGGTGCATGAGATCCAGAGATTCATCAATCTTGTCCCTTCCAACCTACCCCATGAAGCAACCAGAGATACTGTGTTCCAAGGATATGTCATCCCCAAG GGTACAGTTGTGATTCCAACTCTGGACTCCCTCTTATATGACAGCCATGAGTTTCCAGATCCAGAGAAGTTTAAACCTGAGCATTTCCTGAATGAAAATGGGAAGTTCAAGTACAGTGACTATTTCAAGGCATTTTCTGCAG GAAagcgtgtgtgtgttggagaaggCCTGGCCCGCATGGAATTGTTTCTGCTCCTGTCTGCTATTCTGCAGCATTTTAACCTgaagtctctggttgaccctaaGGATATCGACCTCAGTCCTGTCACAGTTGGCTTTGGCAGTATCCCACCCCAATTTAAACTCTGTGTCATTCCCCGTTCATGA
- the Syce1 gene encoding synaptonemal complex central element protein 1, with product MATRPQPLSVEPEGSADLLHGPEGARGRRGSTQKIEDLMEMVEKLQKVGSLEPRIEVLINRINEVQQAKKKASEELGEAQTVWDTLQKEVDSLHEEKVRLKDILNRKEETLRIMQLHCQEKESEAERKHSMLQECKDRISFLNNQIDNEKAKLRRLRLDFEEHLETLMSQHKDTMEFHKPEHLTEEMSVLDSSKEQLLKEEKLIKAKLEDVQHRLCALCGPEGSSTFSDGLFLRSHEAAAAMQMFKDENKKAEELLEAAAQQHQQLQQRCRQLQQKRQRLKEELEKHGVQILAQIQSTQKEEDSSWRTASPKPLEAHKETVQERPSSRT from the exons ATGGCCACCAGACCGCAGCCGTTGAGTGTGGAGCCCGAGGGATCAGCAGACCTGCTCCACGGGCCTGAGGGGGCCAGAG GGCGGCGTGGATCCACACAGAAAATTGAAGACTTAATGGAAATGGTGGAAAAGTTGCAGAAAG TGGGAAGTCTGGAGCCCCGCATTGAGGTCCTGATTAACCGCATTAATGAGGTTCAGCAAG caaaaaagaaagccaGTGAGGAGCTTGGAGAGGCCCAGACTGTGTGGGATACCCTGCAGAAGGAAGTGGACTCAT TACACGAAGAGAAAGTACGTCTGAAGGATATCTTGAACAGAAAGGAAG AGACCCTGAGGATTATGCAGCTGCACTGTCAGGAGAAGGAAAGCGAGGCAGAGAG GAAGCACAGCATGTTGCAGGAATGTAAAGACAGAATTTCTTTCCTGAACAATCAGATCGACAATGAGAAGGCCAAACTAAGACGACTGAG GTTGGATTTTGAAGAACATCTGGAGACTTTGATGAGTCAACATAAGGACACCATGGAATTTCAT AAGCCTGAACATCTGACAGAGGAGATGAGTGTTTTGGACAGCAGCAAGGAGCAGCTGCTCAAGGAAG agaAACTGATCAAGGCAAAGCTGGAGGATGTGCAGCATCGGCTGTGTGCCCTGTGTGGGCCCGAGGGTTCTTCCACCTTCTCTGATGGACTCTTCCTCCGAAGCCATGAGGCAGCTGCAGCAAT GCAGATGTTCAAGGATGAGAACAAGAAAGCCGAGGAGCTCCTTGAGGCTGCAgcgcagcagcaccagcagctgCAGCAGAGGTGCCGCCAGCTGCAGCAGAAGCGGCAGAG GCTGAAAGAAGAGCTGGAAAAGCATGGGGTACAGATCCTTGCTCAAATTCAGAGTACGCAAAAGGAAGAGGACAGCTCGTGGAGGACG GCCAGTCCTAAGCCCTTAGAAGCCCACAAGGAGACAGTCCAAGAGCGCCCATCAAGCAGGACCTAA